DNA from Granulicella arctica:
GGTCTGGGTTGGTGAGGATCGAGTTCCAGGAGGTGCGGGTGAGGCGGCCGGAGAACTCGTTGGGGTCGAAGGTGGGACGGGAGACCATGGCGAGGATCTCGCCGGTGTGGGGGTCCATGGCGACCATGGCACCGATCTTGCCCTCCATAGCCTTCTCGGCAGCCATCTGGATATCGAGGTCGATGGTGAGCTTGAGATCCTGACCGGGGACGGCGAGCTCCTGGCCGAGATGGCCGACCTCTTTGCCGTGGCTGTTGACGATGAGGTCGCGGGACCCGTCCTGGCCGCGGAGGATGGAGTCGTAGGTCTGCTCGACTCCGGAGCGGCCGACGACGTCGCCGGGCTCGTAGAAGGCGTACTTGGGATCGTCGAGCATCTGCTCGGAGACCTCTCCGACGTAGCCGATGAGGTGGGCCGCGAAGCCATCGCGTGGGTAGAGGCGGCGCTGCTCGTCGAGGGTTTCGAGCTCGGGGAGTTCGTTGCGGTGGGCTTCAATGAAGGCCTGCTCGTCAGGGGTGATGTCCTGTTTGAGGGGGATGGGCTGGTAGGCCGGAGCGGTCTGGAAGTGACGGATGGTGGCCTGGATCTGCTCGACGGGAATGTGGAGACCGGCGGAGATGAGGGGCAGATCGGCCTGCGCGTCCTTAATCTGCTCGCGGAGGAGGTAGCAGGAGGTAGAGGGGTAGTTGTCGACGAGGATGCGGCCTTCGCGGTCGAAGATACGGCCACGCGGGGCGAGGACGGGGACCTTGCGGATGCGATTCGCTTCGGCGAGGACGCGGTAGCCGCTTGCTCCGAGGACCTGTAGACGCCAGAGTCCGGCGAAGAGAATGGCCAGGATGAGCGCGACGATATATTGCGCGGCGTGGAGCTTGCTGGGGGCGAGCTTCTCCTGGCGTTCGTTGAGGAAGTCGGGGGTGGGGGAGGAGGACATTGCTCGTTTTCAGTATTGCTGGTTTTAGTTTAGACGGATGCGGGTTGGGTTGGGATTTGTTGTAGCGCGAGAACTGATGTGGGCAATAGCCAGAACGGGCAAAAGTAAGTGGCTATGTACGAGAATGTCGTATGGACTCTGTACGAATTGATAAGTGGCTGTGGGCTGCGAGGTTCTTCAAGACGCGTGGGCTGGCGGCGGATGCTTGCGAGATTGGGCGCATCGAGGTGAATGGACAACGAGCGAAGGCTTCGCGTGCGGTGAAGATGGGCGACCGGTTGCGGGTGACGAATGAGGCCGGGGTCTTTCAGATTGAGGTGTCAGTGGCGGGTGAGGTGAGAGGTCCGGCGGCGGTGGCGCAGACGTTCTACCGGGAGACGGAGGAGAGTCGCGCGGAACGGCAACGGGTTGCAGAGGACCGCAAGGCGATGCTCCAGGCGGGTGGCGTGGCGGAGGGACGGCCGACGAAGCAGGATCGGCGCAAGCTGAAGGAGTTGCGAGGGCGGATTCATCGGTTCTGAGGATGGGAGGACGAGCAACGGCAAATGCAACCGCAGATCCTTCGGCTTCGCTCAGGATGACAGTGTTTGGGCTAGGTTCGTGTCTCTGGTTAGGGTCGCGGCTGCCAGAGTTCGACTCGATTTCCTTCGGGGTCGGTGAACCAGCCGAAGCGTCCGTAGCTGTAATCTTCCCGCTTTGGGTCGACGGAGACGCCTGCGGCGACTAGCTTGTCCAACACGCCGTCGAGATCGTCGACTTGAAAGTTGAGCATCGCTGGCTGGGAGACAGGAAAATATTTGGATTCTTTGGAGAAGAAGGAAACC
Protein-coding regions in this window:
- a CDS encoding VOC family protein, with amino-acid sequence MAQVTGIGGAFLRVKDPDALYAWYEQHLGLAHPKGCFVFSHETQRGNIAVSFFSKESKYFPVSQPAMLNFQVDDLDGVLDKLVAAGVSVDPKREDYSYGRFGWFTDPEGNRVELWQPRP
- a CDS encoding RNA-binding S4 domain-containing protein, with translation MDSVRIDKWLWAARFFKTRGLAADACEIGRIEVNGQRAKASRAVKMGDRLRVTNEAGVFQIEVSVAGEVRGPAAVAQTFYRETEESRAERQRVAEDRKAMLQAGGVAEGRPTKQDRRKLKELRGRIHRF